The sequence below is a genomic window from Pseudomonas cannabina.
AGCACTGGAACGGTGGCCTGAACTGGAACCGTATCGAGCTGCAAGGCAGTTTCGTGATCCCGGCCTGCCCGAACCTGCGCTTCACGCCCTTCCCGTTGCGCAGCGCCGCACCGCCCTACTCGCCGCACCGCTTCGACCCGCATCCAGGCGACAACATTGGCCTGCTGGTCGAGGATACGCGCACCGGCGGCAAGCTGTTCTATGCGCCGGGGCTGGGCAAGGTCGTTGAAGCGCTCGCCGAGAAAATGCGCGCTGCCGATTGCCTGCTGGTCGACGGCACGATGTGGAACGACGACGAAATGCAGCGCCGTGGCGTGGGCACCCGTACCGGCCGGGAAATGGGTCATTTGGCACAGAACGGCCCCGGCGGCATGCTCGAGGTGCTGGAAGGTTTCCCGGATCAGCGCAAGGTGCTGATCCACATCAACAACACCAACCCGATTCTCGACGAAGACTCGCCGGAGCGCGCCGAGCTGGTGCGGCGTAACGTCGAAGTTGCCTATGACGGCATGAGCATCGAGCTTTAGGAACTGACATGAGCGAAGCGACTGCGTTGTCCCCCGCTGAATTTGAGCAGGCCCTGCGTGCCAAGGGCGCGTACTACCACATCTATCACCCGTTTCACGTGGCGATGTACGAAGGCCGCGCGACCCGCGAGCAGATTCAGGGCTGGGTCGCCAACCGTTTCTACTATCAGGTGAACATTCCGCTCAAGGACGCAGCGATTCTGGCCAATTGCCCGGATCGCGAGATTCGTCGCGAATGGATTCAGCGCCTGCTCGATCACGATGGCGCGCCCGGTGAAGACGGCGGCATCGAAGCCTGGCTACGCCTCGGTGAGGCGGTCGGGCTGGACCCGGATCAACTGCGCTCTCAGGAACTGGTGCTGCCGGGCGTGCGCTTTGCGGTCGACGCTTACGTGAACTTCGCCCGTCGCGCCAATTGGCAGGAAGCGGCCAGCAGCTCGCTGACCGAACTGTTCGCGCCGCAGATCCATCAGTCGCGGCTGGACAGCTGGCCGCAGCATTACCCGTGGATCGACCCGGCCGGTTACGCGTATTTCCGCACTCGCCTGGGCCAGGCCCGGCGCGATGTAGAACATGGCCTCGCGATCACGCTACAGCACTACACTACGTATGAAGGCCAGCAGCGTATGCTGGAAATCCTGCAGTTCAAACTCGACATTCTGTGGAGCATGCTCGATGCGATGTCCATGGCCTACGAGCTGAATCGCCCGCCGTATCACAGTGTTACAAACCAGAAGGTCTGGCATAAGGGGATTACGCTATGAAGCACGATCCGACGTTCCGCGCGTTGACACCCACGTGGCACCAAGGCTATCGCTTTCAGTACGAGCCGGCGCAAAAAGCCCACGTGGTGCTTTACCCTGAAGGCATGATCAAACTCAATGACAGCGCGGCCATGATTGGCGGGCTGATCGATGGGCAGCGTACGATCGCTGCCATCATCCATGAGCTTCATCAGCAGTTCCCGAATGTCCCCGAACTGGGCATGGACGTCGACGAGTTCATGGAAGGCGCCAAAAAGAAAAACTGGATCGATCTTGTCTGACATCACGCCCGCTACCAACAGTCCCTACATTCCGCCCACGCCCGAGGTCGGCCTTCCGCTGTGGCTGCTCGCCGAGCTGACCTATCGCTGCCCGCTGCAATGCCCTTACTGCTCCAACCCGCTGGATTTCGCCAAACAGGGCCAGGAGCTGACCACCGAGCAGTGGTTCAAGGTCATGCAGGAAGCGCGGGAAATGGGGGCGGCGCAGATCGGTTTTTCCGGCGGCGAGCCGCTGGTGCGTCAGGACCTCGCCGAGCTGGTCGCCGAAGCGCGCCGGCTGGGCTTTTATACCAACCTCATCACCTCGGGCATCGGTCTGACCGAAGAAAAGATCATCGCCTTCAAACAAGCGGGGCTGGACCATATCCAGATCAGCTTTCAGGCCAGCGACGAGCAAGTGAACAACATGCTCGCCGGCTCGAAGAAAGCCTTCGCGCAAAAGCTGGAAATGGCCAAAGCGGTTAAAAAGCATGGCTACCCGATGGTGCTGAATTTTGTCACCCATCGGCACAACATCGACCGGATCGACAAGATCATCGAGCTGTGTCTAGCGCTGGAGGCGGACTTCGTCGAACTGGCGACCTGTCAGTTTTACGGCTGGGCGCATTTGAACCGTATTGGCCTGCTGCCGACCAAGGATCAACTGGTGCGTGCCGAAGCCGTCACCAATCAATACCGGGCGCGGCTAGAGGCGGAAAATCACCCGTGCAAACTGATCTTCGTCACCCCCGATTACTATGAAGAGCGCCCCAAGGCCTGCATGAATGGCTGGGGCAATATCTTCCTGACCGTGACCCCGGACGGCACTGCCCTGCCCTGTCACGGCGCGCGGCAGATGCCGATCCAGTTCCCCAACGTGCGTGACCACAGCATGCAGCACATCTGGTACGACTCGTTCGGCTTCAACCGTTTTCGCGGTTACGACTGGATGCCCGAGCCGTGCCGTTCGTGCGACGAGAAAGAAAAGGACTTCGGCGGCTGCCGCTGCCAGGCGTTCATGCTGACCGGTGATGCGGCCAACGCCGATCCGGTGTGCAGCAAATCCTATCACCACGGGATCATCACTCAGGCTCGCGACGAGTCCGAAACCGCTACTCAAACCATTGAAGAGCTGGCCTTTCGCAATGACCGAAACTCACGACTCATCGCAAAATCTTCCTGAACCCCTGACTGCCGCTCAGGCGGTTGCAGCGGGCGTCGACTTCGCCGAGCTGGACGTCAACTCCGCAGGCCTGTTCTGGAATGAATATCGGTCCGAAGACGGGGCCAGTCGCCTCTGGCACTGGTACGCGAACAGCAAGCGCTGCCTGACGCCGCAGGGCTACAGCGTGCGCAGCCGGGTGTATGAATACGGCGGCGGGTCGTTCTGCCTGGCCGACGACGGTGTGGTGTTCGTCAATGAACGCGATCAGCAGCTTTATCGACAGGCGCTGGACGCCAGTGAACCGCTGGCCCTGACTCATGGCGACAAACGTTACGGCGGCCTGTTTTTCAGCAACGACCAGGTTCTCGCCGTCGAAGAAGACCACGACACCCACCGGCTGGTCGCCATCGCCTTGGTGGATGGTCAGCGCACGCTGCTGGCCGAAGGCGCCGACTTCTACGCGTCACCCGTTATCAGCGCCGACGGCAAACGCCTCGCCTGGATCGAATGGCAGCGCCCCCATCAACCGTGGACCCGCACCCGCCTGATGTGCGCAACCCGGCAGGACGATGGCCACTGGGGTGCTGCGTTGTGTGTTGCAGGTGATGACACCGAAGAATCCTTGCAACAACCGCGCTTCGACGCGCAGGGCCGGCTGTTCTGCCTGACTGATCGCGGCGGCTTCTGGCAGCCATGGGGCGAGTCGCCTTCCGGGTTTGCACCGCTTGCGGCCGCGCCCGCTGATCATGCGTCCGCGCCGTGGCAACTGGGCAGTTGCACCTGGCTGCCGATCAACGAGGGTTATCTGGCCAGTTGGGCGCAGGACGGCTCGTGGGTACTGGGCCTTAAAAACGCAGACGGCTCGGCGCAGGATTTCAGCGCCGGATACAACCGGTTCCGCAGCCTGGCAGTCGACGAAGACTTTATCTACTGCATCGCAGCCTCGGCGGTCAGCACCTCTGCCGTGCTGGCCATCTCCCGAGCCGATCAACGCGTGCAGGTGTTGGCCGGTGGCGGCTCTCCGTTGCCGGTCGAGCAGATCAGCCTTCCGCAGGCGTTGCGCTATCCCAGCGGCGGCGCCGAGGCTTACGGTTATTTCTACCCAGCCATGACCGGAGTGCAAACGCCGCCGCTGGTGGTCTTCATTCACGGCGGCCCGACGTCGGCCTGCTACCCGGTGCTGGACCCGCGTATTCAATACTGGACACATCGCGGGTTTGCCGTGGCGGACCTGAACTATCGTGGCAGCAGCGGCTACGGCCGCGAGTATCGACAAAGCCTGCATCTGACCTGGGGCGTGGCGGATGTCGAGGATGCCTGTGCGGTGGTCAGCCATCTGGCCGAACGTGGTCTGATCGATGAGCAGCAGGCGTTCATACGCGGCGGCAGCGCAGGCGGTTATACCACCTTGTGCGCACTCGCCTTTCAAGACGTGTTTCGCGCCGGGGCCAGCCTGTACGGGGTCAGCGATCCGGTAGCGCTGGCGAAGGCCACGCATAAGTTCGAGGGTGATTATCTGGACTGGCTGATCGGTGACCCGCTCAAGGACATCGAGCGCTATGAGGCCCGCACGCCTTTATTACATGCAGAACGCATCAGCGTGCCGGTGATTTTCTTTCAGGGCGAACTGGATGCCGTGGTGGTGCCGGAGCAGACGCGTTCCATGCTCAAGGCCTTGCAGGACAGGGGCATCAAGACCGAAGCGCATTTTTATCCGGACGAGCATCATGGGTTCCGCAAGGCAAACAACCTGGCAGATGCGCTGGAAAAGGAATGGAAGTTTTACCGGGATGTGCTTGATGCGGCCGATTGATCGTTCCTGCTGAAGGAACGATCAACCAAAGCGCCAGGGCGTTACTTACGCGAAACGATGATGTAGATCGCGTGGATGATGCCCGGAATGTAACCCAACAGGGTCAGCAGGATATTCAGCCAGAAAGCGCCAGCAAAGCCGACTTGCATGAACACGCCCACGGGCGGCAGCAGAATGGCGAAGATGATACGAATGATGTCCATGGGATGCTCCTGAGTGATTGGCTCTAAATGGCCATACAGCTAATCGACCTTGGGCATCGATGAGGGTTCAACAGCTGTGGCAAGGTGCCAGTCTTTTCCTCGAAAAATCACGCCGGATATTCGCTCCGCACAGTATTTCGTGCTCCGCGAAGTCTGAATGCCTGAAACGCAGACAAAGAAAACCCCGCCGAAGCGGGGCTTTCCAGACTGTTTCCCTGATTTCTCTTTCACCCCGCCATCCTGGCAGGCTTCCCTACGTGTCCTTGTTATGTCTGATTGCGCTTCCTGCGCTACGTCCATGAACAAAGATTAACTTTGGATCCTTTTTTTGGGAAGAGGCCAAATGGCACCACGACGTGTAAGTAAATGCTTACAGACTTTTCCCGATCAGAATTGTGACGCTTCCAGCAGGAACAGCGACTCGCTGCCCGCGCGCACAGATGCATCCAGCGAGTGGATACGCGGCAGCAAACGGGCGAAGTAGAAGCGCGCCGTGCCCATTTTGCTGGCGTAAAATTCTTCCTGCTGCTCCTTGCCGACGGCAGCCTTGGCCATCATTGCCCACATGTAGGCGTAGGCGGTGTAACCGAACAGGTGCAGATACTCCACCGACGCCGCGCCGATTTCGTTGGGGTTGTTACGCGAGCGGTCCAGCACCCACGCGGTCAACTCATCCAGCATGTTCAGCGCCGAGGTCAACGGCCGGGTGAATTCGCTCAGCGCACTGTCGGACGCACTGATGAACTGACGCACTTCATCCGAGAACAACTGATAGAAGGCGCCGTTAGAGCCGACGATCTTGCGGCCGACCAGATCCAGCGCCTGAATGCCGTTGGTGCCTTCGTATATCTGTGTGATACGCACGTCACGCACCAGTTGCTCCTGGCCCCATTCGCGAATGTAGCCATGGCCGCCAAACACCTGCTGGCCATGTACCGTGGTTTCCAGGCCGATATCACTGAGAAACGCTTTGGCCACCGGCGTCAACAGCGCGACCAGGTCATCGGCACGTTTGCGCGCCGTGTCATCGTCGCTGAACTTGGCAATATCCAGTTGCAGCGCGACGTAGCTGGAGAACGCCCGACCGCCTTCGTTGAAGGCCTTCATGGTCAGCAGCATGCGCCGCACATCGGGGTGGACGATGATCGGGTCAGCGGCCTTGTCTGTGTTTTGTGCACCAGTCGGGGCACGGCTTTGTATGCGATCGAGGGCATATTCGATAGCGTTCTGATAAGACTGCACGCCCGACGCCAGGCCTTGAATGCCGACGCCCAGGCGCTCGTAATTCATCATCGTGAACATTGCCGCCAGGCCCTTATTCGGCTCGCCGATCAGGTAGCCGACCGCGTCGTCGAAGTTCATGACACAGGTCGCGGAGGCCTGAATACCCATCTTGTGCTCGATGGAGCCACAGCTGACGGTATTGCGCTCGCCAACGCTGCCGTCGTCACCGACCATGAACTTGGGCACCAGAAACAGCGAGATACCTTTCGGCCCGGGCGGCGCGTCAGGCAGCTTGGCAAGCACCAGGTGAATGATGTTTTCCGTCAGATCGTGCTCGCCGCCGGTGATGAAAATCTTGCTGCCGGTGATCCTGTAAGTCTCGTCAGGCTGAGGCTCGGCTCGGGTGCGAATCATGCCGAGGTCAGTACCGGCGTGCGCCTCGGTCAGGCACATCGACCCGGCCCAGGCGCCCGAATACATATTGGGCAGGAATTTGGCCTTGAGCGCTTCACTGGCGTGGGTGTTAATGGACACGCAGGCACCGGAGGTCAGCATCGCGTACAGACCAAAGGCCAGGCTGGCGGAGTTGATCATCTCTTCGACCTGCGCCGAGACCACCTTGGGCATGCCCATGCCGCCGAACTCGGGATTACCGCCTACGCCCACCCAGCCACCTTCGGCGTAAGTCCGATAAGCTTCAGGGAAGCCCGCCGGGGTAGTCACGACGGTGTCTTTCCAGTGACAGCCTTCTTCATCACCGTTACGGCTCAGCGGGGCGATGGTCTTGCTGGTGACTTTGCCGGCTTCTTCGAGAATGGCGTCGACCGTTTCAGCATCGACTGTTTCGGCCAGCTCAGGCAGTTGCGCCCAGAGTCTGGAAACCTCGAACACTTCATTGAGGACGAAGCGCATATCGCGCAGCGGCGCTTTGTAGTCAGCCATGGCAAACCTCGTGAACACGTAGCGAGAAACTTGGGAGGCCGATCGATGCGTGCAGCGAGGCAGATCAGCCGTCGGTTTTCACGAGTCTACCCGAACAACATTTCAGACACATAGGGTCGTGTCATGACTGATTAGTCACAACAGGTCACGTGAGTAGAATGATTTGATCAGGCCGATGTTTCGGTTGTGCGCACGGCACCGCGCCGGTTCAACTGGTCGAAAGCGACGACGCAGTTACGGCCTGCGCCCTTGGCGGCATATAACGCCTGATCGGCGCATTTGAGCACTTCTTCCGCGCCGCGATGTTCCGGCTGACGCTCGGCAACACCGATACTGATTGTCACCGACAAGCTGCCTGTATGCGCCCCGCCACGCCGCTGCCGGCCTTGCTGATCGTCCTGAGGACGATTGTCTTTATTGCGCAGCTGGATTTCGTACTGGGCGATGGTTTCACGAATCGCTTCCAGATGCGGCATGCATTCATCGAGCGTCCTGGCAGCAAAGACGATGGCAAATTCCTCGCCCCCATAGCGATAAGCCTTGCCGCCGCCGCTGGTGATTTTTGACAGTTTGCTGGCAACCAGACGCAACACTTGATCGCCAACATCGTGGCCGTAGGTGTCGTTGAATTTCTTGAAGTGATCGACGTCGCTCATCGCCAGCACATAGTTGCGGCCCAGGCGCTGCATCCTTTCATTGAGCGCACGACGGCCGGGAAGCCCGGTGAGTTCATCGCGAAAGGCCATCTGATACGCCTCGTGGGCGACGGCCGCCGCAATCATCAACATCACCTGACTGCACAGAATATTCAGCGTGAATGGCAGGATGAACGTCTTCGGCAGTGCCCAGAACAACCCCAGCAGACCGACGATTTGCGCGGCATGCAGCGGTCGCGGCTTTTCCAGGTACTGCCAGACCAGCACCCCGAACGACACCAGAAACATCAGATAGGACAACTGGATCAGGCTCATCCAGTCGCCATGCAAGGCAGGCCAGCGAATGTCCGCGAGCCAGGCTTGCAGTTCGACCGGATAACTTTGCTCGAGTCCCAGCGCCACGCTGCTCAGCGCCACCAGCACCGCGAGCCTGGCGACCATGTCCTGGAACAGGTGAGTGCGCTCTTCCCAGGCTGCGTACAGGCCGAACAACACCGGTAGCAACAGACAGACCAGATGGAAAATCACCGCCGCGTCATCACGAACCTTGCCATTGTCGCGGTAATAGTCCGTCTGGGTATCCAGCAGGTAATAGGCGATGTAGACGGTGAGCATCAGAAACAGCTCACGTTGTCGTCGGTAAACACAACAATAAGCGCCGCCCAACAGCAGGACCAGCGTGGGCAGCACATTGAACAGCGAGGTGAAGAAGACGTTCAGGTCCTTGACGTACGCAGCCGCAAGCCCTGCCACCAGCAGCATCAGCGAGGGCAAAAAATGACTCAGGCGTGCAGCGGATGGACGCAACAAAAGGGGTTATCTCCTGCCCTGGAACGAACCGATATCATTGTGCCTTCATCCGGCGAACAATGCATTCAGCAGGATCGATAACGGGCTACTTTCTGTAACGGCAGCCGATGGGAAATGTTTATTGCATGGAGCGTGCGGAACGATAATCTCAACTATCGTGCGACGCTCCGCGTCGCATGCGTTTCTGGACGCTCCGCGTCCGATCTTGAATATGCAGCGCGACGCAGATCTATGACACGGAGCGTCACCCAAGGCATTCCCACGCTGTAAAGCGTGTGAAACGAAAGGTGTCCAGACATAAAAAAACCGCCTGATCAATGATCAGGCGGTTTTCGTGACTAACGCAGGGCTTAGTAAGCCAGGCCGAAGTCTTCTTCTTTCATGTCCATCAGGTTGGCAGCGCCTGACAGGATAGCTGCAGCATGCGTGCGGGTGCGCGGCAGGATGCGCTGGAAGTAGAAACGTGCAGTCTGGATCTTGGCGCGGTAGAACGCTTCGTCCGAGGTACCGGCTGCCAGCTTCTCGGCGGACAGGCGGGCCATGTCGGCCCAGAAGTAGGCCAGGCAGGCATAACCGGAATACATGATGTAATCCACCGACGCTGCGCCCACTTCTTCACGGTCCTTCATGGCCGCCATGCCCACTTTCATGGTCAGTTCGCCCCATTCCTTGTTCAGCGCAGCCAATGGCGTCACGAACTCCTGAACGGCCTCGTTGCCTTCATTGCCCTGGCAGAACTTGTGGACGATCTTGGTGAAGCCCTTGAGCGCCTCGCCTTGGGTCATCAACACCTTGCGGCCCAGCAGGTCGAGTGCCTGAATGCCGGTGGTGCCTTCGTACAGCATCGAAATACGGCTGTCGCGAACATTCTGCTCCATGCCCCACTCGGCAATGAAACCATGACCGCCGTAAACCTGCACACCGTGGTTCGCGGCTTCGAAACCGACTTCGGTCATGAATGCCTTGGCAATCGGCGTCATGAACGCCAGCAGTGCGTCGGCGGCTTTCTTCTGCTCTGCATCGTCGCTGTATTTGACGATATCGACCTGCTTGGCCGTGAAGTACACCATGGCACGCGTGCCCTCGGCGAAAGCCTTCATGGTCAGCAGCATGCGACGCACGTCCGGGTGAACGATGATCGGGTCAGCGGCCTTGTCCGGCGCTTTCGGCCCGGTCAGCGAGCGCATCTGCAGACGGTCACGAGCGTATTTCAAGCCACCCTGGAACGCGATCTCGGCATGCGCCAGACCTTGCAGTGCCGTGCCCAGACGCGCGGTGTTCATGAACGTGAACATGCAGTTCAGGCCCTTGTTCGGCGGACCGATCAGGTAGCCGGTGGCGCCGTCGAAGTTCATCACGCAGGTCGCGTTGCCGTGAATACCCATCTTGTGCTCGATGGAGCCACAGTTCACCGCGTTGCGCTCACCGATGCCGCCATCGGCAGCCGAGAGGAACTTGGGCACGATGAACAGCGAAATGCCTTTGGTGCCTGCCGGTGCATCCGGCAGGCGCGCCAGCACGATGTGGACGATGTTATCGGCCATGTCGTGTTCGCCAGCAGAAATGAAGATCTTGGTGCCGGTGACCTTGTAAGTGCCATCAGCCTGAGGCTCGGCTCTGGTGCGTAACATGCCCAGGTCAGTGCCGCAGTGCGACTCGGTCAGGCACATGGTGCCGGTCCATTCACCGGACACCAGTTTGGTCAGGTACGCGTCCTGCTGCTCGGGCGTGCCGTGCTCGGAGATCGTGTTCATCGCACCATGCGACAGGCCCGGGTACATGCCCCACGACCAGTTGGCTGAACCGACCATCTCGCTGACCGCCAGGCCCAGCGATTCAGGCAGGCCCTGACCACCGTGCGCGAGGTCATGCGCCAGGCTTGGCCAGCCGCCTTCGACAAACTGTTTGTATGCCTGTTTGAAACCGGTCGGCGTCTTCACGCCCGACTCACTCCAGGTGCAGCCCTCGGTATCGCCCACCCGGTTCAGCGGCGCAAGCACCTGCTCGCAGAACTTGGCGCCCTCTTCGAGAATGGCATCGACCATGTCCGGCGTGGCATCGTGGCAAGCGGGCAGACTTTGATAATGCGCTTCATAGCCGAGCAGTTCATCACGAACGAAACGAATATCACGCAAGGGGGCCTTGTAGTCAGGCATAGCGATAACCTCTGCTGATGAATCCTGGAACGAATGACCGGGCGGTCGCTGGGGACATACCCTCAAGCACCAGACAATCTCGTATGCCTTGCGGTCAAACAGGTGTTTGAAACATACGTTTACGCCCAAACCTTGTCAATAGCGAACCGTGCACCATTCGTCCACGGCCTTGCCACAGGCGCCGTAACAGCCGGGCACAGGCACATGCGCACCGTTCGGGGAAAACGTTAGCGGAAGTCTAGTGAAGGGAACAGGAAGAAACAGAAGTGATAGAGGACAATGATGCGGAGTAATTCATAGATCGACGCCGTGCGCGAAGGGCACGGCGCAAGGTGGTGCGAACATCAGGCGTAGGTGTCGATCAGCGTGCCCAGCATCTCGTTACTGGCCCTCTGTGCAGCAAGCCCGGCTTCAAACTGGTCCTTGCCGGCTGCGAGCTCGACAATATTGGCTGGCAGCTCGGAACGCTGACTGCGGTCGACCGAGCGCAGGTTTTCGAGCTGAAAGTCCGAAGACTGGCTTCTGCCGGAGACTTCGACATTGGAGCTGGCGATCTGGGTGGCAGCCTGGTCCACACGGCTCTGCCCGACCTGCATGGCGCTCAGACCCGGGTACAGGGTGTTGTTCATGGTGATTTGCATACGCCGATCCTCAGTTCAAAAAACGAACACATGCCATTGAAGCAGCTATTGCACAGAAATACTCGACAACCAGACCAATGGCACTAGGCCGCACCGTCGCCAGAATCGTGAAAACCCGAAACCCCTTTGAGGGTCAGTCACATAGCGTTGCTGTTAGCACAGCTTGCCGATATCCAGATACCGCGCCACATTTTCGGCGCTGGCGCTGCTCAGTCGAGGCACGCGTCCGAGACACGGTGCAGGCAGACGCTCGATCAAAGTGGCAAGGTTTTCGTCGAGCCGCGACGTTTCACCGTCGATGACATTCGCCACCCAGCCCGCCAGATGCAAACCGTCCCGAGCGATAGCTTCGGCGGTCAGCACTGCATGATTGATACAGCCCAGCCGCACGCCCACCACCAGAATCACCGGCAATTTCAGGCCGATGGCCAGATCGGACAGATAGCTCTGCCCGGCCAACGGCACACGCCAGCCACCGGCGCCTTCGATCAGGGTGAAATTTGCCTGTTTGGCCAGTATGTGGCGCATTGGTTGCAGCAACGAATCGACTGTCAGCATGACCCCGGCCTCACGCGCCGCCAGATGCGGAGCAATCGCAGGTTCCAGCGCCAACGGGTTGACCTCGTCGTACGCCAGTTCGAAGGAGCACTCGGCCCGCAACGCCAACGCGTCAGAATTGCGCAAGCCCTCTGACGTCATGACGCAACCGGACGCGACGGGTTTGCCGGCCGCAGTACTCAGGCCGGCCAGCCGGGCGGCATGCAGCAGCCCGGCCGCCACCGTGGTTTTGCCAGCGTCGGTATCGGTTCCGGTAATGAAGTAGGCAACGCTCATTTCGGTCATCTTTCCTTACAACATAATGCCATCAGGCTTTTTCAAGAACCGCGTACAGCACTTGGTACGTGGCGGGCAGCCCGGCCTCCTGACGGAAGCGCTCGTAGGCCTGAACCATGCCCAGAATCCGCGCCCGCCCGGTCAGGCCGTTCGGGCGTCCCGGATTGAGATTGTGTGCGCCGAGTGCCTTCAGCTCATGGGTCAGGCTGCGCACGTCCGGGTACTGCAGCACCTGTGGGCGAACCTCGAGACTGCGCACCCGCAGGCCGCTGGCGGCACACAGCTGGCGGTAGTCATCTTCATGACGAAAACGGTTTACGTGCACCCGGCCGTCAACGGCCTGCCAACTGTCGCGCAACTCGTACAACGTTCCCACGCACAGGCTGGCGAAGGCAAACACACCACCCGGCTGCAATACGCGATGGGCTTCATTCAGCACTGCTGCAAAATCGGCGCACCATTGCACGGCAAGGCTGGAGAAAATCAACGCGCAGCTCTGGTCACGCAGCGGCAGATGTTCGGCATCCCCGGCAATGAAGTGCTGCGCCCCGCCGAGTGGCTGCGCGTGGCGCAACATGCCTTCGGCGATATCCAGCGCAATGCCTTCGCTGTGATCGAACGCCTGCGCGAGCGCCCGGCTGAAATAACCGGTGCCGCAGCCCAGGTCCAGCCAGCGCGAAGGCGTGAATCCCGCAGGCAGGCGCGCCAGCAACTGATTGCCAACGCTGCGCTGCAAGTCAGCGACGCTGTCGTAGCTGCCTGCCGCTCGGGAAAACGACGCCGCGACCTGACGCTTGTCGGGCAGCATGGACGGCGGTTTAGGGTTGGAAAGATCAGTCATCGCCTGACTCGTGCAGAAAAGCATGGATGGCAGCCGCCACGCCGTGGGGGTTTTCCACAACAAACGCGTGGCTAGCCTGTTCGATCAGGCCCACT
It includes:
- the pqqB gene encoding pyrroloquinoline quinone biosynthesis protein PqqB; this translates as MYIQILGSAAGGGFPQWNCNCVNCAGFRDSSLRAQARTQSSIALSDDGVNWVLCNASPDIRAQLQSFAPMQPGRALRDTGISAIVLMDSQIDHTTGLLSLREGCPHQVWCTDMVHEDLSTGFPLFEMLKHWNGGLNWNRIELQGSFVIPACPNLRFTPFPLRSAAPPYSPHRFDPHPGDNIGLLVEDTRTGGKLFYAPGLGKVVEALAEKMRAADCLLVDGTMWNDDEMQRRGVGTRTGREMGHLAQNGPGGMLEVLEGFPDQRKVLIHINNTNPILDEDSPERAELVRRNVEVAYDGMSIEL
- the pqqC gene encoding pyrroloquinoline-quinone synthase PqqC, which produces MSEATALSPAEFEQALRAKGAYYHIYHPFHVAMYEGRATREQIQGWVANRFYYQVNIPLKDAAILANCPDREIRREWIQRLLDHDGAPGEDGGIEAWLRLGEAVGLDPDQLRSQELVLPGVRFAVDAYVNFARRANWQEAASSSLTELFAPQIHQSRLDSWPQHYPWIDPAGYAYFRTRLGQARRDVEHGLAITLQHYTTYEGQQRMLEILQFKLDILWSMLDAMSMAYELNRPPYHSVTNQKVWHKGITL
- the pqqD gene encoding pyrroloquinoline quinone biosynthesis peptide chaperone PqqD, producing the protein MKHDPTFRALTPTWHQGYRFQYEPAQKAHVVLYPEGMIKLNDSAAMIGGLIDGQRTIAAIIHELHQQFPNVPELGMDVDEFMEGAKKKNWIDLV
- the pqqE gene encoding pyrroloquinoline quinone biosynthesis protein PqqE, whose amino-acid sequence is MSDITPATNSPYIPPTPEVGLPLWLLAELTYRCPLQCPYCSNPLDFAKQGQELTTEQWFKVMQEAREMGAAQIGFSGGEPLVRQDLAELVAEARRLGFYTNLITSGIGLTEEKIIAFKQAGLDHIQISFQASDEQVNNMLAGSKKAFAQKLEMAKAVKKHGYPMVLNFVTHRHNIDRIDKIIELCLALEADFVELATCQFYGWAHLNRIGLLPTKDQLVRAEAVTNQYRARLEAENHPCKLIFVTPDYYEERPKACMNGWGNIFLTVTPDGTALPCHGARQMPIQFPNVRDHSMQHIWYDSFGFNRFRGYDWMPEPCRSCDEKEKDFGGCRCQAFMLTGDAANADPVCSKSYHHGIITQARDESETATQTIEELAFRNDRNSRLIAKSS
- a CDS encoding S9 family peptidase, yielding MTETHDSSQNLPEPLTAAQAVAAGVDFAELDVNSAGLFWNEYRSEDGASRLWHWYANSKRCLTPQGYSVRSRVYEYGGGSFCLADDGVVFVNERDQQLYRQALDASEPLALTHGDKRYGGLFFSNDQVLAVEEDHDTHRLVAIALVDGQRTLLAEGADFYASPVISADGKRLAWIEWQRPHQPWTRTRLMCATRQDDGHWGAALCVAGDDTEESLQQPRFDAQGRLFCLTDRGGFWQPWGESPSGFAPLAAAPADHASAPWQLGSCTWLPINEGYLASWAQDGSWVLGLKNADGSAQDFSAGYNRFRSLAVDEDFIYCIAASAVSTSAVLAISRADQRVQVLAGGGSPLPVEQISLPQALRYPSGGAEAYGYFYPAMTGVQTPPLVVFIHGGPTSACYPVLDPRIQYWTHRGFAVADLNYRGSSGYGREYRQSLHLTWGVADVEDACAVVSHLAERGLIDEQQAFIRGGSAGGYTTLCALAFQDVFRAGASLYGVSDPVALAKATHKFEGDYLDWLIGDPLKDIERYEARTPLLHAERISVPVIFFQGELDAVVVPEQTRSMLKALQDRGIKTEAHFYPDEHHGFRKANNLADALEKEWKFYRDVLDAAD
- a CDS encoding YqaE/Pmp3 family membrane protein, which produces MDIIRIIFAILLPPVGVFMQVGFAGAFWLNILLTLLGYIPGIIHAIYIIVSRK
- a CDS encoding acyl-CoA dehydrogenase C-terminal domain-containing protein, whose amino-acid sequence is MADYKAPLRDMRFVLNEVFEVSRLWAQLPELAETVDAETVDAILEEAGKVTSKTIAPLSRNGDEEGCHWKDTVVTTPAGFPEAYRTYAEGGWVGVGGNPEFGGMGMPKVVSAQVEEMINSASLAFGLYAMLTSGACVSINTHASEALKAKFLPNMYSGAWAGSMCLTEAHAGTDLGMIRTRAEPQPDETYRITGSKIFITGGEHDLTENIIHLVLAKLPDAPPGPKGISLFLVPKFMVGDDGSVGERNTVSCGSIEHKMGIQASATCVMNFDDAVGYLIGEPNKGLAAMFTMMNYERLGVGIQGLASGVQSYQNAIEYALDRIQSRAPTGAQNTDKAADPIIVHPDVRRMLLTMKAFNEGGRAFSSYVALQLDIAKFSDDDTARKRADDLVALLTPVAKAFLSDIGLETTVHGQQVFGGHGYIREWGQEQLVRDVRITQIYEGTNGIQALDLVGRKIVGSNGAFYQLFSDEVRQFISASDSALSEFTRPLTSALNMLDELTAWVLDRSRNNPNEIGAASVEYLHLFGYTAYAYMWAMMAKAAVGKEQQEEFYASKMGTARFYFARLLPRIHSLDASVRAGSESLFLLEASQF